A DNA window from Papaver somniferum cultivar HN1 unplaced genomic scaffold, ASM357369v1 unplaced-scaffold_46, whole genome shotgun sequence contains the following coding sequences:
- the LOC113342653 gene encoding major latex protein 146-like isoform X1, whose amino-acid sequence MAEISKLEVECKAKCSAVKFFSMMTRDALKLPKYAPHTIHNVQVLPGDGEVRAGSVYIWVYKLDNKPSAVTTKVKVTALDHKNLSLTFTVTEGYLTDDYTSFSNTLTTTTQRDGNYNCLVKWSAQYQKANKDVPDPTYVMKMLEDFTKELDTNLLKER is encoded by the exons ATGGCTGAAATCAGTAAGCTTGAGGTTGAGTGTAAAGCTAAGTGCTCTGCGGTGAAGTTTTTCTCTATGATGACTCGTGATGCACTCAAGCTTCCAAAATATGCTCCTCATACAATCCACAATGTCCAAGTTCTCCCTGGAGACGGTGAAGTTCGAGCAGGAAGCGTTTATATTTGGGTTTATAAACTCG ATAATAAACCTTCTGCCGTCACCACAAAGGTGAAGGTAACTGCGCTGGACCATAAGAACTTGTCATTAACTTTCACAGTTACTGAAGGATACCTCACGGATGATTACACAAGTTTCTCTAACACACTTACTACTACTACACAGAGGGATGGAAACTATAATTGCCTTGTGAAGTGGTCAGCACAATATCAGAAAGCGAATAAAGATGTACCTGATCCAACATACGTTATGAAAATGCTGGAAGATTTTACCAAGGAATTGGATACCAATTTGCTCAAGGAACGGTAG
- the LOC113342652 gene encoding MLP-like protein 43 — MAQIHKLEVEVKAKCCAEKLYAVMTRDAPKLPKYAPQIVHDCQVVPGDCEVRVGSLFVWHYVQDDKPSGVKAKEKITAVDHKNMSLTYTVFEGDLKNDYASFATTLTTTPTQKDGSYNCLVNWSVQYEKANADVPDPTYFMKLLEDFTKEVDTNLLKEE, encoded by the exons ATGGCTCAAATTCATAAGCTTGAGGTTGAAGTTAAAGCTAAGTGCTGCGCAGAGAAGTTATACGCTGTTATGACCCGTGATGCACCCAAGCTTCCTAAATATGCTCCTCAAATAGTCCACGATTGCCAAGTTGTTCCTGGAGATTGTGAAGTTCGTGTAGGAAGTTTATTTGTTTGGCACTATGTACAGG ACGATAAACCTTCTGGCGTCAAGGCGAAAGAGAAGATAACTGCAGTGGACCATAAAAACATGTCACTAACTTACACAGTTTTTGAAGGAGACCTCAAAAATGATTACGCAAGTTTTGCTACCACACTTACAACCACTCCAACACAGAAGGATGGAAGCTACAATTGCCTTGTTAACTGGTCAGTACAATATGAGAAAGCAAATGCAGATGTGCCTGATCCAACATACTTCATGAAATTACTGGAAGATTTTACCAAGGAAGTGGATACCAATTTGCTCAAGGAAGAGTAG
- the LOC113342653 gene encoding uncharacterized protein LOC113342653 isoform X2, protein MAEISKLEVECKAKCSAVKFFSMMTRDALKLPKYAPHTIHNVQVLPGDGEVRAGSVYIWVYKLDNKPSAVTTKVKRDGNYNCLVKWSAQYQKANKDVPDPTYVMKMLEDFTKELDTNLLKER, encoded by the exons ATGGCTGAAATCAGTAAGCTTGAGGTTGAGTGTAAAGCTAAGTGCTCTGCGGTGAAGTTTTTCTCTATGATGACTCGTGATGCACTCAAGCTTCCAAAATATGCTCCTCATACAATCCACAATGTCCAAGTTCTCCCTGGAGACGGTGAAGTTCGAGCAGGAAGCGTTTATATTTGGGTTTATAAACTCG ATAATAAACCTTCTGCCGTCACCACAAAGGTGAAG AGGGATGGAAACTATAATTGCCTTGTGAAGTGGTCAGCACAATATCAGAAAGCGAATAAAGATGTACCTGATCCAACATACGTTATGAAAATGCTGGAAGATTTTACCAAGGAATTGGATACCAATTTGCTCAAGGAACGGTAG